A stretch of the Bradyrhizobium arachidis genome encodes the following:
- a CDS encoding methylmalonyl-CoA mutase family protein produces MTAVTDDLPLAADFPKADNEDWRKLVDGVLKGAPFEKLVGKTYDGLKIDPLYPRARDVAPVAGRAAAAPWQIVQRIDHPDAALANAQALTDLENGASGLSLVFAGGNGSHGFGLEPTADAVAKVLKDIHLDAGIGIELQVGPQSRMAAIHVAEYVKSNGLDPAACNIRFGLDPLAAGAVWGHSPYTWDEIAPAVTGAIKGLAALGFKGPFASTDGRVIHDAGGSEAQELAFVLACGIAYLRAIEAAGIPLEQAQDMVYARLAADADQFLTMAKFRALRLLWARIEAACGLTPKPLFIAADTAWRMLTQRDPYVNMLRATMATFAAGLAGANAITVLPHTLALGLPDPFARRVARNTQLLLLEESNLAKVSDPAAGAGGIEALTSELCNATWALFQELEKAGGIFASLQQGLIQGKVAATRKAREANIAKRRDVLTGASEFPNLHESEASVLSATPIVLPPYGEQKFKFDALAPMRLAEPFEALRDKSDAALKSRGARPKVFLANLGTAADFTARATFAKSFFEAGGIEAVDSAGFADAAALAAAFKASGAELACLCSSDKVYADRAKPSAKALQQAGAKHIYLAGRPAEAEAALRSAGVAGFVFAGGDALAALQDAYRRMEQA; encoded by the coding sequence ATGACCGCCGTGACTGACGATCTGCCGCTGGCCGCCGACTTTCCGAAGGCTGATAACGAGGACTGGCGCAAGCTGGTCGATGGCGTGCTGAAGGGCGCGCCGTTCGAAAAGCTCGTCGGCAAGACCTATGACGGCCTCAAGATCGATCCGCTCTATCCGCGCGCCAGGGATGTCGCACCGGTGGCGGGCCGGGCCGCGGCGGCGCCCTGGCAGATCGTGCAGCGGATCGACCATCCCGACGCGGCGCTGGCGAACGCGCAGGCGCTGACGGATCTGGAGAATGGCGCGTCGGGCCTGTCGCTCGTCTTCGCCGGCGGCAATGGCAGCCACGGTTTTGGCCTGGAACCGACCGCGGACGCGGTCGCGAAGGTGTTGAAGGACATCCATCTCGATGCCGGTATCGGCATCGAGCTTCAGGTCGGCCCGCAGTCGCGGATGGCCGCGATCCATGTCGCGGAATATGTGAAGTCGAATGGCCTCGATCCTGCCGCCTGCAACATCCGCTTCGGTCTCGATCCGCTGGCCGCCGGCGCGGTGTGGGGTCATAGCCCCTACACCTGGGACGAGATCGCGCCCGCGGTGACGGGCGCAATCAAGGGCCTCGCCGCACTCGGCTTCAAGGGACCCTTCGCCTCGACCGACGGCCGCGTCATCCACGATGCCGGCGGATCGGAGGCACAAGAGCTCGCCTTCGTGCTCGCCTGCGGCATCGCCTATCTGCGCGCGATCGAAGCCGCCGGTATCCCGCTCGAGCAGGCGCAGGACATGGTCTATGCGCGGCTCGCGGCCGATGCCGACCAGTTCTTAACGATGGCAAAATTCCGCGCGCTGCGCCTTTTGTGGGCGCGCATCGAGGCGGCGTGCGGCTTGACGCCAAAGCCGCTGTTCATCGCGGCCGACACCGCCTGGCGCATGCTGACCCAGCGCGACCCTTATGTGAACATGTTGCGTGCGACCATGGCGACATTCGCCGCAGGCCTCGCCGGCGCCAATGCGATCACCGTGCTGCCGCACACGCTGGCGCTCGGCCTGCCCGATCCTTTTGCGCGGCGCGTGGCGCGCAACACGCAGCTTCTGCTGCTGGAAGAAAGCAATCTTGCAAAGGTCTCGGATCCCGCGGCGGGTGCGGGCGGCATCGAGGCGCTGACGTCGGAACTCTGCAATGCGACCTGGGCGCTGTTCCAGGAGCTAGAGAAAGCCGGCGGCATCTTTGCGAGCCTCCAGCAGGGCCTGATCCAGGGCAAGGTGGCGGCAACGCGCAAGGCGCGCGAAGCCAACATCGCAAAACGCCGCGACGTGCTGACCGGCGCGAGCGAGTTTCCCAACCTGCACGAGAGCGAAGCCTCGGTGCTGTCAGCGACGCCAATCGTGCTTCCGCCCTATGGCGAGCAAAAGTTCAAATTCGATGCTCTTGCGCCGATGCGTCTTGCCGAGCCGTTCGAGGCCCTGCGCGACAAGTCGGACGCGGCATTGAAATCGCGCGGCGCGCGGCCAAAAGTGTTCTTGGCCAATCTCGGGACAGCAGCCGATTTCACCGCGCGCGCGACGTTTGCGAAGAGCTTCTTCGAGGCCGGCGGCATCGAGGCCGTCGACAGCGCGGGATTTGCCGATGCGGCGGCGCTTGCGGCCGCGTTCAAGGCCTCCGGCGCCGAACTCGCCTGCCTCTGCTCCAGCGACAAGGTCTATGCGGACCGTGCGAAACCTTCCGCCAAGGCCCTGCAACAGGCCGGCGCAAAACATATCTATCTGGCAGGCCGCCCGGCTGAGGCCGAGGCCGCGCTTCGCTCTGCCGGCGTTGCCGGCTTCGTCTTTGCAGGCGGCGATGCGCTTGCAGCGCTGCAGGACGCCTATCGACGGATGGAACAGGCATGA
- a CDS encoding GFA family protein yields the protein MTDTAKNALTGGCQCGAVRFALSAPPAKISICHCRMCQKATGAPFASFADIEHGDFRWTKGTPAAFQSSSIAMRDFCAACGTPLSFRRIGGPRIEIMTGAFDRPDRIVPTRQYGTESRLGWVVGIANLPSQTTLQNYGPEKMATIASHQHPDHD from the coding sequence ATGACCGACACAGCAAAAAACGCTCTCACCGGCGGATGCCAATGCGGCGCCGTCCGCTTCGCGCTCTCGGCGCCGCCGGCCAAGATCAGCATCTGCCATTGCCGCATGTGCCAGAAAGCGACCGGCGCGCCGTTCGCCTCCTTTGCCGATATCGAGCACGGTGACTTCAGGTGGACGAAGGGTACGCCCGCGGCGTTCCAATCCTCCTCCATCGCCATGCGCGATTTCTGCGCGGCCTGCGGCACGCCGCTCAGCTTCCGCCGCATCGGCGGTCCGCGCATCGAGATCATGACCGGCGCGTTCGATCGCCCTGACAGGATCGTGCCGACGCGGCAGTACGGAACGGAGTCCCGCCTCGGCTGGGTGGTCGGCATCGCCAATCTGCCGAGCCAGACCACGCTGCAGAATTACGGGCCGGAGAAGATGGCGACCATCGCAAGCCATCAGCACCCGGATCACGATTAA
- the scpA gene encoding methylmalonyl-CoA mutase, with the protein MSRIPDFANVAFERVASTAPAGSAEPWLTPEGIPVKSAYGEADLAGLDFLETYPGIAPYLRGPYPTMYVNQPWTVRQYAGFSTAEDSNAFYRRNLAAGQKGLSVAFDLATHRGYDSDHPRVAGDVGMAGVAIDSIYDMRTLFAGIPLDQMSVSMTMNGAVLPILALYVAAAGEQGVPPEKLSGTIQNDILKEFMVRNTYIYPPAPSMRIISDIFAYTSQKMPKYNSISISGYHMQEAGATQDLELAYTLADGVEYLRAGLAAGLDVDRFAPRLSFFWAIGMNFFMEVAKMRAARLLWAKLLKPFNPRDPRSLSLRTHCQTSGWSLTAQDVFNNVMRTTVEAMAATQGHTQSLHTNALDEALALPTDFSARIARNTQLFLQQESGTTRIIDPWGGSYYVERLTRDLAAKAWGHIQEVEELGGMAKAIEAGVPKLRIEEASAKTQARIDAGRQAVIGVNKYKPSDEVPIEILKVDNTNVRRLQIDKLTRLKSERNQADVDAALAALTRSAGEGNGNLLALAIDAARAKATVGEISDAMEKVFGRHRAEIKSITGVYKREASSMGSQVEKVQALIDAFEEAEGRRPRILVAKIGQDGHDRGQKVIASAFADIGFDVDIGPLFATADEAARQAVENDVHILGVSSLAAAHLTAVPELKAALKKQGRDDIMIIVGGVVPPQDYDALYKSGAEAIFPPGTVIAEAAEELIHKLNVRLGHSEAAE; encoded by the coding sequence ATGAGCCGCATTCCTGATTTCGCCAACGTCGCTTTCGAGAGAGTAGCCTCGACTGCACCTGCAGGCAGTGCCGAGCCGTGGCTGACGCCCGAGGGCATTCCGGTCAAATCCGCCTACGGTGAAGCCGATCTCGCCGGCCTCGATTTCCTCGAGACATATCCGGGCATCGCGCCCTATCTGCGCGGGCCCTACCCGACCATGTATGTCAACCAGCCCTGGACGGTGCGGCAATATGCCGGCTTCTCCACGGCGGAGGATTCCAACGCGTTCTACCGCCGCAACCTCGCGGCGGGCCAGAAGGGTCTCTCGGTCGCCTTCGATCTCGCCACCCATCGCGGCTACGATTCCGATCATCCGCGCGTCGCCGGCGACGTCGGCATGGCCGGTGTTGCCATCGATTCCATCTACGACATGCGCACGCTGTTTGCGGGCATTCCGCTCGACCAGATGAGCGTGTCCATGACCATGAACGGCGCGGTGCTGCCGATCCTCGCGCTGTATGTCGCGGCCGCCGGCGAACAGGGCGTGCCGCCGGAAAAGCTCTCGGGCACCATTCAGAACGACATTCTGAAAGAGTTCATGGTGCGCAACACCTATATCTATCCGCCTGCGCCCTCGATGCGGATCATCTCCGACATCTTCGCCTACACCTCGCAGAAGATGCCAAAGTACAACTCGATCTCGATCTCCGGCTATCACATGCAGGAGGCCGGCGCGACGCAGGATCTCGAACTCGCCTACACGCTCGCCGACGGCGTCGAATATCTGCGCGCCGGTCTTGCGGCCGGCCTCGACGTCGACCGCTTTGCGCCGCGGCTGTCGTTCTTCTGGGCGATCGGCATGAATTTTTTCATGGAAGTCGCCAAGATGCGCGCCGCGCGGCTGCTCTGGGCGAAGCTGCTAAAGCCGTTCAACCCCAGGGACCCGCGCTCGCTGTCGCTGCGCACGCATTGCCAGACCTCCGGCTGGTCGCTGACCGCGCAGGACGTGTTCAACAACGTCATGCGCACGACCGTGGAAGCGATGGCCGCGACGCAAGGACATACCCAATCGCTGCACACGAACGCGCTCGACGAGGCGCTGGCGCTGCCGACCGACTTCTCCGCGCGCATCGCCCGCAACACCCAGCTCTTCCTGCAGCAGGAAAGCGGCACCACGCGGATCATCGATCCCTGGGGCGGCTCCTACTATGTCGAGCGCCTGACGCGCGACCTCGCGGCAAAAGCCTGGGGCCACATCCAGGAGGTCGAGGAACTCGGCGGCATGGCAAAAGCCATCGAGGCCGGCGTGCCAAAACTGCGGATCGAAGAAGCCTCCGCCAAGACGCAGGCCCGCATCGATGCCGGTCGGCAGGCCGTCATTGGCGTCAACAAATACAAGCCGTCAGATGAAGTGCCGATCGAGATTTTGAAGGTCGACAACACCAATGTGCGGCGGCTCCAGATCGACAAGCTGACCCGGCTGAAGAGCGAGCGCAACCAGGCGGACGTCGATGCAGCGCTCGCCGCGCTGACGCGCTCGGCCGGCGAAGGCAACGGCAATCTCTTGGCGCTCGCGATTGACGCGGCGCGAGCCAAGGCCACCGTCGGCGAAATTTCGGACGCAATGGAAAAGGTGTTCGGCCGCCACCGCGCCGAGATCAAGTCCATCACCGGCGTCTACAAGCGGGAGGCTTCCAGCATGGGCAGCCAGGTGGAAAAGGTTCAGGCGCTGATCGACGCGTTCGAGGAGGCCGAGGGCCGCCGGCCCCGCATCCTGGTCGCCAAGATCGGCCAGGACGGCCATGATCGCGGCCAGAAGGTGATCGCATCGGCCTTTGCCGACATAGGCTTCGACGTCGACATCGGGCCGCTGTTCGCCACCGCCGACGAAGCGGCGCGGCAAGCGGTCGAGAACGACGTCCACATCCTCGGCGTCTCCTCGCTCGCGGCCGCCCACCTCACCGCCGTGCCCGAACTGAAGGCCGCGCTGAAGAAGCAGGGCCGCGACGACATCATGATCATCGTCGGCGGCGTGGTGCCGCCGCAGGACTATGACGCGCTCTACAAATCCGGTGCGGAGGCGATCTTCCCGCCCGGCACGGTGATCGCGGAAGCCGCCGAGGAGCTGATCCACAAGCTCAACGTTCGCCTCGGGCACAGCGAGGCGGCGGAGTAA
- a CDS encoding RsiV family protein, whose protein sequence is MMALASPLRAAEPKPDAIIKTQSVRATVLLDDKIKADPVLSADCLAEGKKWIEKNAAEAAASRKSDPQFFKDGGWEFERKYSVRSVVGDRYVSVLRDDYMDTHAAHPNSGVNTILWDKTAAKRISIRPFFTETADNGATMKAMQKAIIASLRSEKKKRDAGDTATNEWFKDVQPTLLKIGAVTLAPSTEAGKSSGLTFHYPPYAVGPYAEGQYVAFVPWEALKPYLTPEGARIFGGARPKGDEDSEQ, encoded by the coding sequence ATGATGGCGCTCGCCTCGCCCCTGCGCGCCGCCGAGCCAAAACCCGACGCCATCATCAAGACCCAATCGGTCAGAGCCACCGTCCTGCTGGATGACAAGATCAAGGCCGATCCCGTGCTGTCAGCCGATTGCCTCGCCGAGGGTAAGAAGTGGATCGAGAAGAACGCGGCTGAAGCCGCCGCCTCCCGCAAGAGCGATCCGCAGTTCTTCAAGGATGGCGGCTGGGAGTTCGAACGCAAATATTCGGTCCGCTCGGTCGTCGGCGATCGCTATGTCAGCGTGCTCCGCGACGACTACATGGACACCCATGCCGCGCATCCCAATTCCGGCGTCAACACGATCCTGTGGGACAAGACGGCCGCCAAGCGCATCTCGATCCGCCCGTTCTTCACCGAAACCGCCGACAACGGCGCGACTATGAAGGCGATGCAGAAGGCGATCATCGCTTCGCTCAGAAGCGAAAAGAAGAAGCGCGACGCCGGCGATACCGCGACCAACGAATGGTTCAAGGACGTCCAGCCCACCCTTCTCAAGATCGGCGCGGTGACGCTCGCGCCCTCGACGGAGGCGGGCAAGAGTTCCGGCCTCACCTTCCACTATCCGCCCTATGCGGTCGGTCCCTATGCCGAAGGCCAATACGTCGCCTTCGTGCCGTGGGAGGCGCTGAAGCCGTACCTCACGCCCGAAGGCGCACGCATTTTTGGCGGTGCACGGCCGAAGGGCGACGAAGATAGCGAGCAGTGA
- a CDS encoding SRPBCC family protein yields MTKAKGKPPMTQAYYSAVLDHPVDTVWSLIRDFNNYPAYIDGVSESVIEDDKRGDEVGAIRRFCYLGNWIRQRLVDHSDRQHTLTYAGLEALPYPQDGSSQVPSPTRYQGTMHLRPIVEGDRTLIEWSVALDTEPADADRWQALFGSWIPAWTDSLARTLARSS; encoded by the coding sequence GTGACCAAAGCCAAGGGTAAACCTCCAATGACCCAAGCCTATTACAGTGCCGTGCTGGACCATCCGGTGGACACCGTCTGGTCGCTGATCCGCGACTTCAATAACTACCCCGCTTATATCGACGGTGTCAGCGAGAGCGTGATCGAGGACGACAAGCGCGGCGACGAAGTCGGCGCCATCAGGCGCTTCTGTTATCTCGGCAACTGGATCCGTCAGCGCCTGGTCGATCATTCGGACCGGCAGCACACCCTGACCTATGCCGGTCTCGAAGCGCTGCCGTATCCGCAGGACGGCTCGAGCCAGGTACCGTCGCCGACGCGCTACCAAGGCACCATGCATCTGCGTCCGATCGTCGAGGGTGACCGCACCCTGATCGAATGGTCGGTCGCACTCGATACCGAGCCAGCGGATGCCGATCGCTGGCAAGCCTTGTTTGGTTCGTGGATTCCCGCCTGGACGGATTCACTCGCGCGGACGCTGGCACGCTCCAGCTAG
- a CDS encoding tripartite tricarboxylate transporter substrate binding protein yields MSKLTRRTFAASSVAAAASAAFGFTPALAQAYPARPVTVIVPWGAGGGTDATARIVAALLEKDLGQPFNVVNRTGGSGVVGHSAIATAAPDGYTIGMLTVEISMMHWQGLTELTPKSYTPLALMNEDPPGIQVSSTSPYKTVKELAEAIKAAPPGKFKASGTGQGGIWHLALVGWMQAMGLPANQVAWVPSNGAAPAMQDLAAGGLDLTTCSVPEARAIIEAGKARSLAIMAPARNKVFPDVPTLKEAMGINYSTGAWRGIGAPKGLPPEIATKLTAALKKVYDSTEFKEFMSNRGFGTVWGDAGEFTSFMDKGDAQMGEAMKAAGLAKA; encoded by the coding sequence ATGTCCAAGCTCACGCGCCGCACCTTTGCGGCCTCGTCCGTTGCAGCTGCGGCCTCTGCCGCCTTTGGTTTCACACCGGCGCTTGCGCAGGCCTATCCGGCACGTCCCGTCACCGTGATCGTGCCGTGGGGTGCGGGCGGCGGCACGGACGCGACCGCACGCATCGTGGCGGCGCTGCTGGAAAAGGACCTCGGCCAGCCCTTCAACGTCGTGAACCGCACCGGCGGCTCCGGCGTCGTCGGCCACTCCGCGATCGCGACCGCCGCGCCCGATGGCTACACGATCGGCATGCTCACGGTCGAGATCTCGATGATGCACTGGCAGGGCCTCACCGAGCTGACGCCGAAGAGCTACACGCCGCTCGCGCTGATGAACGAGGACCCGCCGGGCATCCAGGTCTCGTCCACCTCGCCCTACAAGACGGTCAAGGAATTGGCCGAGGCGATCAAGGCGGCACCTCCCGGCAAGTTCAAGGCGTCGGGCACCGGCCAGGGCGGCATCTGGCATCTCGCGCTGGTCGGCTGGATGCAGGCAATGGGACTGCCGGCCAACCAGGTCGCCTGGGTGCCGTCGAACGGTGCGGCGCCTGCGATGCAGGATCTCGCCGCAGGCGGGCTTGACCTGACGACGTGCTCGGTGCCGGAAGCCCGCGCCATCATCGAGGCCGGCAAGGCCAGGAGCCTCGCCATCATGGCGCCTGCCCGCAACAAGGTCTTCCCTGATGTCCCGACGCTGAAGGAGGCGATGGGGATCAACTATTCGACCGGCGCCTGGCGCGGCATCGGCGCGCCAAAGGGCCTGCCGCCGGAGATCGCCACAAAACTCACCGCGGCGCTGAAGAAGGTCTACGACTCCACCGAGTTCAAGGAGTTCATGAGCAACCGCGGCTTCGGCACCGTGTGGGGCGATGCCGGCGAGTTCACCTCCTTCATGGACAAGGGCGACGCGCAGATGGGCGAAGCGATGAAGGCGGCTGGTCTCGCGAAGGCCTGA
- a CDS encoding tripartite tricarboxylate transporter TctB family protein, which yields MRLPDSVTGSFLVVLGAAAAYGGWRLPPVPGQPVGPNVFPLVIGTGLALCGLAIVFGIGHSFEEEEELIPVEEGQARAAPTGRFYGLRALLPPALLLFYVVAADRLGFIITAALIVLATSTALGAKWKLALPLAALAPIGIHLIFAKLLRVPLPAGLLPMPW from the coding sequence ATGCGTCTTCCCGACTCCGTTACGGGATCGTTTCTCGTCGTGCTCGGTGCCGCCGCGGCCTATGGCGGCTGGCGGCTGCCGCCGGTGCCGGGCCAGCCGGTCGGCCCCAACGTCTTTCCGCTTGTGATCGGCACGGGGCTCGCGCTCTGCGGCCTCGCGATCGTGTTCGGCATCGGCCATTCGTTCGAGGAAGAAGAGGAACTCATCCCGGTCGAGGAAGGCCAGGCCAGGGCCGCGCCGACCGGCCGGTTCTACGGCCTGCGCGCGCTGCTGCCGCCGGCACTGCTCTTGTTCTACGTGGTCGCCGCCGACCGGCTCGGCTTCATCATCACGGCCGCGCTGATCGTGCTGGCGACCTCGACCGCGCTCGGCGCGAAATGGAAGCTCGCGCTGCCGCTCGCGGCCCTGGCGCCGATCGGCATCCACCTGATCTTCGCAAAACTGCTGCGCGTGCCGCTTCCTGCCGGCCTGTTGCCGATGCCCTGGTGA
- a CDS encoding tripartite tricarboxylate transporter permease, with the protein MLNTLIEAFRLISTWEVIVAMFAASVYGLVIGSLPGLSATMATALLVPVTFYLSPIAAIATIVAASSMAIFSGDIPGALLRIPGTPASAAYADEAYAMTMKGEAELALGAGVWFSAVGGIAGVVSLMALAPPLAEIALSFSTFEYFWLALLGLMCATLVARSSPVKAIAGMFIGLLVSCIGIENPGGVPRFTFGLTDLLGGIEPIPALVGVFAVAQVMRAMLTPEPPPIPRRKFGSIMAGQWTLTKKYHWQMTRGNIIGIIIGVLPGAGADMAAWVSYAMSKRFSKEPEKFGTGHVEGLVEAGASNNASIASGWVPSLLFGIPGDTIAAIAIGVLYMKGLNPGPTLFTEKASSMYAIYLMFIIANILMIPLGIAMIRIAAYVLRAPRSTVMPVIMLCCAVGSFAIGNNMFGVVTVAAFGVIGYVMEANGYPVAAMVLGIVMGTMVEQAFVTSLIKSDGSILPFFERPVAAILAAMAIGALLWPVMLWIWRKVKPAQTTSAAAAR; encoded by the coding sequence ATGCTCAATACCCTGATCGAGGCGTTCCGGCTCATCTCCACGTGGGAGGTCATCGTCGCGATGTTCGCGGCCTCCGTCTACGGCCTCGTTATCGGCTCGTTGCCCGGCCTCTCCGCGACCATGGCAACCGCCCTGCTCGTCCCTGTCACATTCTATCTCTCGCCGATCGCAGCCATCGCGACCATCGTGGCGGCATCCTCGATGGCGATTTTTTCCGGCGACATCCCCGGCGCGCTCTTGCGCATTCCCGGCACGCCGGCCTCCGCGGCTTACGCGGACGAGGCCTATGCCATGACGATGAAAGGCGAGGCTGAACTCGCGCTCGGCGCCGGCGTCTGGTTCTCCGCGGTCGGCGGCATCGCCGGTGTCGTCTCGCTGATGGCGCTGGCGCCGCCGCTCGCCGAGATCGCGCTGTCGTTCTCGACCTTCGAATATTTCTGGCTCGCGTTGCTCGGCCTGATGTGTGCAACGCTGGTGGCGCGTTCCTCGCCGGTGAAGGCGATTGCCGGCATGTTCATTGGCCTGCTCGTCTCCTGCATCGGCATCGAAAACCCCGGCGGCGTGCCGCGCTTCACCTTTGGCCTCACCGATCTGCTCGGCGGCATCGAGCCGATCCCGGCGCTGGTCGGCGTCTTCGCGGTCGCGCAGGTCATGCGCGCGATGCTGACGCCCGAACCGCCACCGATCCCGCGGCGCAAGTTCGGGAGCATCATGGCGGGCCAGTGGACGCTGACGAAGAAATACCATTGGCAGATGACGCGCGGGAACATCATCGGCATCATCATCGGCGTGCTGCCGGGCGCCGGCGCCGATATGGCAGCCTGGGTGAGCTACGCGATGTCGAAGCGCTTCTCCAAGGAGCCGGAAAAGTTCGGCACCGGTCATGTCGAGGGCCTGGTCGAGGCCGGCGCCAGCAACAATGCCAGCATCGCGTCCGGCTGGGTGCCTTCGCTGCTGTTCGGCATACCCGGCGACACCATCGCGGCGATCGCGATCGGCGTGCTCTACATGAAGGGCCTCAATCCCGGGCCGACGCTGTTCACCGAAAAAGCCTCGAGCATGTACGCCATCTACCTGATGTTCATCATCGCGAACATTTTGATGATCCCGCTCGGCATCGCCATGATCCGGATCGCGGCCTATGTGCTGCGCGCGCCGCGCTCCACCGTGATGCCCGTCATCATGCTATGCTGCGCGGTCGGTTCGTTCGCCATCGGCAACAACATGTTCGGCGTCGTCACCGTCGCAGCCTTCGGCGTGATCGGCTATGTGATGGAGGCCAACGGCTATCCCGTCGCCGCCATGGTGCTCGGCATCGTGATGGGCACGATGGTGGAGCAGGCCTTCGTCACCTCGCTGATCAAGTCCGACGGCAGCATCCTGCCGTTCTTCGAGCGGCCCGTCGCCGCGATCCTCGCCGCCATGGCGATCGGCGCGCTGCTCTGGCCGGTGATGCTGTGGATCTGGCGCAAGGTGAAGCCGGCGCAGACGACCTCTGCGGCGGCAGCCCGCTGA
- the meaB gene encoding methylmalonyl Co-A mutase-associated GTPase MeaB encodes MIQKKASLDIKVLAKDLRAGSRAALARAITLVESRRGDHQAHARDLVQMLLPDTGKAVRVGITGSPGVGKSTTIDALGSYLIEQGHKVAVLAVDPSSARSGGSILGDKTRMARLAASDHAYIRPSPSSGTLGGVAAKTREAMLLCEAAGFDVVLVETVGIGQSETAVCDMTDFFLALMLPGGGDELQGIKKGLVELADMIAINKADGDNLKRANITAADYRGALHILSPRSEHWHPPVVTYSALTGKGIAELWQKILDHRKAMNASGDFAARRREQQVKWMWSMLEQRMLARLRTEAAVRAKVKKIEAEVADGRVTPALAAEHIMELLQ; translated from the coding sequence ATGATTCAGAAGAAGGCATCCCTCGACATCAAGGTCCTCGCCAAGGACCTGCGTGCCGGCAGCCGGGCCGCGCTGGCGCGGGCGATCACACTGGTCGAGAGCCGTCGCGGCGACCATCAGGCCCACGCGCGCGATCTCGTGCAGATGCTGCTGCCCGACACCGGCAAGGCCGTGCGCGTCGGCATCACCGGCTCACCCGGCGTCGGCAAGTCCACCACCATCGACGCGCTTGGCAGCTATCTCATCGAGCAGGGCCACAAGGTCGCGGTGCTCGCGGTCGACCCCTCCTCGGCGCGCAGCGGCGGCTCGATCCTCGGCGACAAGACGCGGATGGCGCGCCTCGCGGCTTCCGACCACGCCTATATTCGCCCCTCGCCGTCGTCGGGCACGCTCGGCGGGGTCGCAGCCAAGACGCGCGAGGCGATGCTGCTCTGCGAGGCGGCGGGGTTCGACGTCGTGCTGGTGGAGACCGTCGGCATCGGCCAGTCGGAGACGGCGGTCTGCGACATGACCGACTTCTTCCTCGCCTTGATGCTGCCGGGCGGCGGCGACGAGCTGCAGGGCATCAAGAAGGGCCTGGTCGAGCTCGCCGACATGATCGCGATCAACAAGGCTGATGGCGACAATCTCAAGCGCGCCAACATTACCGCGGCCGACTATCGCGGCGCGCTGCATATTCTTAGCCCCCGCTCGGAGCACTGGCATCCGCCCGTCGTCACCTACTCGGCACTGACCGGCAAGGGCATCGCAGAGCTCTGGCAAAAGATCCTCGATCACCGCAAGGCGATGAACGCATCAGGCGATTTCGCCGCGCGGCGGCGCGAGCAGCAGGTGAAATGGATGTGGTCGATGCTGGAGCAACGCATGCTGGCAAGGCTGCGCACCGAAGCTGCCGTCCGCGCCAAGGTGAAGAAGATCGAAGCCGAGGTCGCCGACGGTCGGGTCACGCCGGCGCTCGCCGCCGAACACATCATGGAGCTGCTGCAATGA
- a CDS encoding pyroglutamyl-peptidase I: protein MSDKLRILLTGFGPFPGAPYNPTQPLVARLLRLRRPAFDDVELASHIFPVTYAAVDRQLPEVLAKVKPDALLMFGLAARTPYLRVETRARNAVTMLWPDAANTRSSKRGIAANADAMLFGPHTARLLRAARLTGIDARASRDAGAYLCNYLSWRAIEKVKADGGPSLAAFIHIPLLARGGASRHRGTAPRITLEELVDAGEAMLMEMVQLARKARRTA from the coding sequence ATGAGCGACAAGCTCCGCATCCTCCTCACCGGTTTCGGTCCGTTTCCCGGCGCACCCTATAATCCGACCCAGCCGCTGGTCGCGCGGCTGTTGCGGCTGCGCCGTCCCGCTTTCGACGACGTCGAGCTTGCGAGCCACATCTTTCCGGTGACCTACGCCGCCGTCGACCGGCAACTGCCCGAGGTGCTGGCGAAGGTGAAGCCAGATGCATTGCTGATGTTCGGCCTCGCCGCGCGGACGCCTTACCTGCGCGTCGAGACCCGCGCGCGCAACGCCGTCACCATGCTCTGGCCCGACGCCGCCAACACCCGCTCAAGCAAGCGCGGCATCGCAGCCAATGCGGACGCGATGTTGTTCGGCCCGCATACCGCACGGCTGTTGCGCGCTGCGCGCCTCACCGGCATCGACGCGCGAGCTTCGCGCGATGCCGGCGCCTATCTCTGCAACTATCTGAGCTGGCGCGCGATCGAGAAGGTCAAGGCCGACGGCGGGCCATCGCTTGCGGCGTTCATTCACATTCCGCTGCTGGCGCGCGGCGGTGCGTCGCGGCACAGAGGAACGGCGCCGCGCATCACGCTGGAAGAGCTGGTCGACGCGGGCGAAGCGATGCTGATGGAGATGGTGCAACTGGCACGGAAGGCGCGCCGCACAGCGTGA